The proteins below are encoded in one region of Fimbriimonadaceae bacterium:
- the guaB gene encoding IMP dehydrogenase, with product MSSFREGLSFDDVLLVPKRSEVLPSEVDTSSTLLPGIKLRVPIVSAPMDTVTEARLAIAMAREGGVGVIHRNMPVAEQADQVDRVKRSEHGVITDPFKLSPDKTIEDAVQLMARFRISGVPITDEDGRLVGILTNRDIRFVTDFSQPIRDRMTSTNLVTTAPGTNLEQAERLLGEHRIEKLPIVDEEGFLKGLITIKDIEKVKKHPHATKDDKGRLVVGAAIGPLREPYERAKALMEAGVDFVVIDAAHGQAIGVINCVKMLKERLPDLKVVAGNVATKEGVRDLHAVGADALRLGIGAGSICTTRVVAGVGIPQFTAVLDCCEEAAKFGLPTIADGGVRSSGDVVKSMAAGASAVMMGNMFAGCEESPGETEIYRNRAYKVYRGMGSIGAMRRGSSDRYFAVKDSNATLVPEGVEGRVPFKGPLSDTVVQIVGGLKSGMGYVGAATIPDLQERAEFVRITNAGLRESHPHDVWITKEPPNYSSPYTGGEGE from the coding sequence ATGAGCAGCTTTCGCGAAGGGCTTTCCTTCGACGACGTGCTGCTTGTTCCCAAGCGGTCTGAAGTGCTCCCCAGTGAAGTGGACACGTCGTCGACGCTCCTTCCCGGGATCAAGCTTCGCGTCCCTATCGTCTCCGCCCCGATGGACACCGTCACCGAGGCGCGACTGGCGATCGCCATGGCCCGCGAAGGCGGGGTCGGCGTCATCCACCGCAACATGCCGGTCGCAGAGCAGGCGGACCAGGTCGACCGCGTCAAGAGGAGTGAGCACGGCGTCATCACCGACCCCTTCAAGCTCTCACCCGACAAGACCATCGAAGACGCGGTGCAACTCATGGCCCGTTTCCGCATCAGCGGCGTCCCGATCACGGACGAGGACGGGCGTCTGGTCGGCATCCTCACGAACCGCGACATCCGGTTCGTCACAGACTTCTCCCAACCCATCCGCGATCGGATGACTTCGACGAACCTGGTCACCACCGCACCCGGGACAAACCTGGAGCAAGCCGAGCGGCTCCTGGGCGAGCACCGCATCGAAAAGCTGCCGATCGTCGATGAAGAGGGGTTCCTTAAGGGACTCATCACGATCAAGGACATCGAGAAGGTCAAGAAGCACCCGCACGCCACCAAGGACGACAAGGGCCGCTTGGTCGTCGGGGCGGCGATCGGACCGCTGCGCGAGCCCTACGAGCGCGCCAAGGCGCTGATGGAAGCGGGGGTGGACTTCGTCGTCATCGACGCCGCGCACGGACAGGCCATCGGCGTCATCAACTGCGTCAAGATGCTCAAGGAGAGGTTGCCGGACCTCAAGGTCGTCGCGGGCAACGTCGCCACGAAAGAAGGCGTGCGCGACCTGCACGCAGTGGGCGCAGACGCGCTGAGGCTCGGCATCGGCGCCGGCTCGATCTGCACGACGCGCGTTGTCGCAGGGGTTGGCATTCCGCAATTCACCGCCGTGCTCGACTGCTGCGAGGAAGCGGCAAAGTTCGGCCTCCCGACCATCGCGGACGGCGGCGTGCGGTCTTCGGGCGACGTCGTGAAGTCCATGGCGGCCGGGGCAAGCGCCGTCATGATGGGCAACATGTTCGCCGGTTGCGAAGAGTCTCCCGGCGAGACGGAGATCTATCGCAACCGCGCCTACAAGGTCTACCGCGGTATGGGCTCGATCGGCGCGATGCGCCGCGGGTCCAGCGACCGCTATTTCGCCGTCAAGGATTCGAACGCAACACTCGTCCCCGAAGGCGTCGAGGGGCGCGTGCCCTTCAAGGGCCCGCTTAGCGACACGGTCGTCCAGATCGTTGGGGGGCTGAAGAGCGGCATGGGCTATGTCGGCGCGGCCACGATCCCGGATCTTCAGGAGAGGGCCGAGTTCGTCCGCATCACCAATGCCGGGTTGCGCGAATCGCACCCGCACGACGTCTGGATCACGAAGGAGCCGCCGAACTACTCCTCGCCCTATACCGGTGGCGAAGGGGAGTAG
- a CDS encoding phenylalanine 4-monooxygenase, with translation MAQLGTTTFAPGIGMTTTMAPFIEQARANGQLYIDQPYELYSEENHETWRQLYQRMLPRWEKYANEHFLKGISNLCLNPDRVPRLDDVNKFLNPLTGFSAKAVSGYVPAFLFFDCLRNRAFPTTITIRHIDKLDYLPEPDIFHDIAGHVPMHTDKAFADTLVRFGDCAHTAAEIACSIPDPQVRVRKLTSIIKAMARFFWFTVEFGLMKGKNGETKVYGSGLLSSYGEIEYCVESPDVQRYPAQLEWVVNQYFEIDHYQPLLFVVDSFDHLFSLVDELEAWMKEGKLDNVAPGEPEVAEADLESFFQAHQS, from the coding sequence ATGGCACAACTCGGAACAACGACGTTCGCGCCCGGGATCGGCATGACCACCACGATGGCGCCGTTTATCGAACAGGCCCGCGCCAATGGCCAGCTCTACATCGACCAGCCTTACGAGCTGTACTCGGAAGAGAACCACGAGACGTGGCGACAGCTCTACCAGCGCATGCTTCCCCGCTGGGAAAAATATGCCAACGAGCACTTCCTGAAGGGCATTTCCAACCTTTGCCTGAACCCGGACAGGGTCCCGCGCCTCGACGACGTCAACAAGTTCTTGAACCCGCTCACGGGGTTCAGCGCGAAGGCCGTCAGCGGCTATGTGCCCGCGTTCCTCTTCTTCGACTGCCTTCGGAACCGCGCCTTTCCGACCACGATCACGATCCGGCACATCGATAAGCTCGACTACCTGCCGGAGCCGGACATCTTCCACGACATCGCCGGCCACGTGCCGATGCACACCGACAAGGCCTTTGCGGACACCCTTGTCCGCTTCGGCGATTGCGCGCACACCGCCGCCGAGATCGCCTGCTCGATCCCTGACCCACAAGTGCGCGTGCGCAAGCTCACGAGCATCATCAAGGCGATGGCCCGCTTCTTCTGGTTCACGGTCGAGTTCGGCCTCATGAAGGGTAAGAACGGGGAGACCAAAGTTTATGGGTCTGGCTTGCTCAGCAGCTATGGCGAGATTGAGTACTGCGTCGAGTCGCCCGATGTGCAGCGCTACCCCGCGCAGCTGGAGTGGGTGGTCAACCAGTATTTCGAGATCGACCACTATCAGCCCCTGCTCTTCGTCGTCGATTCGTTCGACCATCTCTTCTCGCTCGTGGACGAGCTGGAGGCCTGGATGAAGGAAGGCAAGCTCGACAACGTGGCCCCGGGAGAGCCGGAGGTCGCCGAAGCCGACCTGGAGAGCTTCTTCCAAGCCCACCAATCCTAA
- a CDS encoding NAD(P)/FAD-dependent oxidoreductase: MGGKPLVLVVGAGAAGIFAAWNAARHGARVVLLEKTDRIGTKVLISGGGKCNVAHDGPLEDVLKAFRPNEARFIRPACYRLPNTEIVRMMTSRGLEVYTRPDGRVFPVDQTAKDVVAILQGYLSEEGVEVRLETPVTGLRFSPAPPRPSGGEGVGGEGSVSRRVDGVETSEGFLPCRHVVLATGGSSYPKSGTTGDGWPWARDAGHTIVTVRAALAPMHMHLDECPQRPGVAVRDCVLKARVVGRQAAQSIAESSLRTPAESSLRTPAESSVHTPGKEVARWRGDLLFTHRGVSGPTVLGISRAVAEVIDGASVNLEVDLRPDEGFEQVSESLRRWCAENPRRGLGAYVGGFVAESLVEDVCGSAGLDPEERGGQAGKKALNRLVEAMKAWRIGRVKRVDLEKGEVVAGGVSLDEVDPQTMRSLRCEGLYLCGEVLDVAGPVGGYNLQAAFATGFVAGETAAKDALSFAEAGGR, from the coding sequence TTGGGCGGTAAGCCGTTGGTGCTGGTGGTCGGTGCGGGAGCGGCAGGGATCTTTGCCGCCTGGAACGCGGCCCGCCACGGGGCGCGGGTCGTGCTGCTGGAGAAGACCGACCGCATCGGCACCAAAGTGCTGATCTCGGGCGGGGGCAAGTGCAATGTCGCCCACGACGGCCCGCTGGAGGACGTGCTGAAGGCGTTCCGTCCGAACGAGGCCCGCTTTATCCGCCCCGCCTGCTACCGCCTGCCGAACACGGAGATCGTCCGCATGATGACCTCGCGCGGGTTGGAGGTCTACACCCGCCCGGACGGCCGCGTCTTCCCAGTCGACCAGACGGCCAAGGACGTGGTCGCGATCCTTCAGGGATACCTTTCGGAGGAGGGCGTCGAAGTCCGGCTTGAAACGCCTGTGACCGGGCTGCGGTTCTCTCCGGCGCCCCCTCGCCCCTCCGGGGGAGAGGGGGTTGGGGGTGAGGGGTCGGTCAGCCGCAGGGTCGATGGGGTCGAGACCAGTGAGGGCTTCCTTCCCTGCCGCCACGTCGTGCTCGCCACCGGCGGGAGCAGTTATCCCAAGAGTGGCACGACCGGCGACGGCTGGCCCTGGGCGAGGGACGCCGGGCACACGATCGTCACCGTGCGGGCCGCGCTCGCCCCGATGCACATGCACCTCGACGAATGCCCCCAGCGGCCGGGCGTGGCCGTGCGGGACTGCGTGTTGAAGGCCAGGGTCGTTGGGCGTCAAGCCGCCCAATCCATAGCGGAGTCGAGCCTCCGCACTCCAGCGGAGTCGAGCCTCCGCACTCCAGCGGAGTCGAGCGTCCACACCCCAGGAAAGGAGGTCGCGCGGTGGCGCGGGGACCTTCTCTTCACCCATCGAGGGGTCAGCGGGCCGACCGTGCTCGGCATCAGCCGGGCCGTCGCCGAAGTTATAGATGGAGCATCCGTCAACCTGGAGGTCGACCTCAGGCCCGACGAGGGCTTCGAACAAGTCTCCGAAAGCCTGCGCCGCTGGTGCGCGGAAAACCCGCGCCGCGGCCTCGGCGCTTATGTGGGCGGGTTCGTGGCCGAGAGCCTGGTCGAGGACGTGTGCGGGTCGGCAGGGCTCGATCCAGAAGAACGTGGCGGGCAAGCCGGGAAGAAGGCGCTCAACCGGCTGGTCGAAGCGATGAAGGCCTGGCGCATTGGCCGGGTCAAGCGAGTGGACCTAGAGAAGGGCGAGGTCGTCGCCGGTGGCGTGAGCCTCGACGAGGTCGACCCCCAGACCATGCGCTCGCTCCGATGCGAGGGCCTCTATCTCTGCGGAGAGGTGCTCGACGTGGCCGGCCCGGTCGGCGGCTACAACCTCCAAGCCGCCTTCGCAACGGGGTTCGTAGCGGGCGAGACGGCGGCTAAGGACGCCCTCTCCTTCGCTGAAGCAGGGGGTAGGTGA
- a CDS encoding WD40 repeat domain-containing protein, translated as MIAALTFVLTVQAHPGGARCADFRPDGKVLATAGDDGSIKVWLTSDWSLRRQTKNAHGGHVTQIAFSGDGRLLVSGGYDGVVNVWSATDGRKIKGWRSGTSYVSGVAASRDGNRVYSCGYDNRAKMWDARTGRLLQTYIGLPSDAYGMAVSHDDKVLCAVGPSKGVVVWDVATGKKLFSGSYEGDYAAAAFSPDGRRLAVGALSGQMQIFSVPRGEPLYKGRPERTGIISLKWLDNDRLLVGSYDLTATIYDGSMNQISTYGVSKDSLFGVTATEDGKTGVFCSFDGQVVVRDLADWREIAVLGR; from the coding sequence GTGATAGCAGCGCTAACATTCGTTCTTACCGTTCAAGCCCATCCGGGCGGGGCTCGGTGCGCTGATTTCCGACCGGACGGCAAGGTGCTCGCCACTGCGGGCGACGACGGCTCCATCAAGGTTTGGCTCACAAGCGACTGGTCGCTCCGACGCCAGACCAAGAACGCGCACGGAGGGCACGTCACCCAGATCGCCTTTAGCGGCGACGGCCGCCTCCTCGTCAGCGGGGGCTACGACGGCGTCGTCAACGTTTGGTCCGCCACAGACGGCCGCAAGATCAAAGGCTGGAGGAGCGGGACCTCATACGTCAGCGGGGTGGCCGCCTCGCGCGACGGCAACCGCGTCTACAGTTGCGGTTACGACAACCGCGCTAAGATGTGGGACGCGCGGACGGGCCGCCTTCTCCAAACTTATATAGGACTGCCGAGCGACGCCTACGGCATGGCCGTCTCGCACGACGACAAGGTGCTCTGCGCCGTCGGCCCGAGCAAGGGAGTCGTAGTCTGGGACGTGGCCACCGGCAAGAAACTCTTCAGCGGCTCCTACGAAGGCGATTACGCCGCGGCGGCGTTCAGCCCAGACGGGCGACGCTTGGCCGTCGGTGCCCTCAGCGGGCAGATGCAAATTTTCTCGGTGCCGCGCGGTGAACCGCTCTACAAGGGCCGGCCCGAGCGGACGGGGATCATCAGCCTAAAATGGCTGGACAACGACCGCTTGCTCGTCGGGAGCTACGACCTGACTGCGACGATCTATGACGGCTCCATGAACCAGATCTCGACCTATGGGGTCTCGAAGGACTCCCTCTTCGGGGTGACTGCCACCGAGGATGGAAAGACGGGCGTCTTCTGCTCTTTCGACGGCCAGGTCGTCGTCCGCGACCTAGCCGATTGGCGCGAAATCGCGGTCCTTGGGCGGTAA
- a CDS encoding DUF1896 family protein, translating to MATSRRAAWTKASPYWEKKTQEFLEKHLPKMAANKKLAAALAKEADYEVRQAMVEGVPPMEAQEFGTRVLLDALEEAKALRVPRDEMRMTKAEEAEQIPSFVRWITQCQVEEEEKPGPS from the coding sequence ATGGCGACGAGCAGAAGAGCGGCCTGGACCAAGGCGAGCCCGTACTGGGAGAAGAAGACCCAGGAGTTTCTGGAGAAGCACCTGCCGAAGATGGCGGCGAACAAGAAGCTCGCGGCGGCCCTGGCGAAGGAAGCGGACTACGAGGTCAGGCAGGCGATGGTGGAAGGGGTGCCGCCGATGGAGGCGCAGGAGTTCGGGACGAGGGTGCTCCTGGACGCCCTCGAAGAGGCGAAGGCCCTTCGGGTGCCCCGAGACGAGATGAGAATGACGAAGGCCGAGGAGGCGGAGCAAATTCCGTCCTTCGTTCGCTGGATAACGCAGTGCCAAGTGGAGGAGGAGGAAAAGCCAGGGCCCTCCTAA
- a CDS encoding 2-oxo acid dehydrogenase subunit E2, producing MPVEILMPELGESVHEGTVSRWLKKIGDYVKEDEPVVEIMTDKVNTELGAPSSGVLVKIMVEEGGEVEVFHAMGLIEADEAKAKEMIADVGGAAASTPNPTQAPAKPTETPAPAPENGAVEPAAAQSGSDGKRKWFSPLVRSMAKDAGVSEAELAQIVGSGAGGRVNKKDLQDFIDRRGATPVAGRPGPATAPAADLSFAAAAPASAVAGASETHALVGMRKMIAEAMTRSSQVPVVSTLIEVDVTNLVKFREINKDSFQAQFGVKLTYTPFFIKALTDSLLEFPYLNASLVDGQVTLYKGVHMGVAVSLGERGEGGLIVPVIRDCQSKSLVEIARDLEQIAANARGNKLGVADVQGGTFTLTNPGSYGAVLGTPMINAPQSGIIGAYGITKKPVIIDDMIAVRSVMNLVLTYDHRLVDGLTAGRFLQAVKGRLEKFDFYR from the coding sequence ATGCCCGTGGAGATCCTGATGCCCGAACTGGGCGAGTCGGTGCACGAAGGGACGGTGAGTCGCTGGTTAAAGAAGATCGGCGACTATGTCAAGGAGGACGAGCCGGTCGTGGAGATCATGACCGACAAGGTGAACACGGAGCTTGGCGCGCCTTCCAGCGGGGTGCTGGTGAAGATCATGGTGGAGGAGGGCGGCGAGGTCGAAGTCTTCCACGCGATGGGTCTGATCGAGGCCGACGAGGCGAAGGCGAAGGAGATGATCGCCGACGTTGGAGGCGCCGCCGCCTCGACCCCGAATCCGACCCAAGCGCCTGCCAAGCCGACAGAGACCCCGGCCCCGGCTCCCGAGAACGGGGCCGTCGAGCCTGCGGCCGCCCAATCCGGTAGCGACGGGAAGCGCAAGTGGTTCTCGCCGCTCGTCCGCTCGATGGCGAAAGATGCCGGCGTCTCGGAGGCTGAGTTGGCCCAGATCGTAGGTTCAGGCGCGGGCGGGCGGGTGAACAAGAAAGACCTTCAAGACTTCATTGACCGGCGTGGCGCGACCCCCGTTGCTGGTCGGCCCGGCCCGGCCACGGCTCCCGCGGCCGACCTCTCGTTCGCCGCTGCCGCGCCCGCTTCGGCGGTGGCCGGGGCGAGCGAGACGCACGCCCTTGTCGGCATGCGCAAGATGATCGCCGAGGCGATGACGCGGTCGAGCCAGGTGCCGGTCGTCTCGACGCTCATCGAGGTGGACGTGACGAACCTCGTCAAGTTCCGCGAGATCAATAAGGACTCGTTCCAAGCCCAGTTCGGGGTGAAGCTGACCTACACGCCGTTCTTCATCAAAGCGCTGACGGACAGCCTTCTTGAGTTCCCCTACCTCAACGCCTCGCTGGTCGACGGCCAGGTGACGCTCTATAAAGGCGTCCATATGGGCGTCGCCGTCTCACTGGGCGAGCGGGGTGAGGGCGGGCTCATCGTGCCCGTGATCCGGGACTGTCAGTCCAAGTCGCTGGTGGAGATCGCGAGGGACCTGGAGCAGATCGCGGCGAACGCCCGCGGCAACAAGCTCGGCGTGGCCGACGTCCAAGGCGGCACTTTCACCCTTACGAACCCGGGCAGCTATGGGGCCGTCCTCGGAACCCCGATGATCAATGCACCGCAAAGCGGCATCATCGGCGCCTATGGCATCACGAAGAAGCCGGTGATCATCGACGACATGATCGCGGTTCGCTCGGTGATGAACCTTGTCCTGACCTACGACCACCGCCTCGTCGACGGCCTTACGGCCGGCCGGTTCTTGCAGGCGGTCAAGGGTCGGCTCGAGAAGTTCGACTTCTACCGCTAA
- a CDS encoding GNAT family N-acetyltransferase has translation MDDWERPQTLEGRWVRLEPLEARHAPGLLDAFDLETFRYFTVPRPEMTVAGFERLVQDRTAPGSFGYAVVLREGGKVVGSSSMFDLNPAHRNLEIGHTWYAPQWRGTFVNPESKLLMLRHAFEAMGCIRVQLKCDDRNERSKAGIRKLGAKFEGVLRNNVVMPDGHRRQTAYFSVLPEEWPDVKAALLNRLEHLGGQG, from the coding sequence ATGGACGATTGGGAGCGCCCACAGACGCTGGAGGGAAGGTGGGTCCGGTTGGAGCCCCTGGAGGCTCGGCACGCGCCCGGGCTGCTGGACGCCTTCGACCTCGAGACGTTCCGTTACTTCACCGTCCCGCGCCCTGAAATGACCGTCGCGGGGTTCGAGCGGCTCGTCCAAGACCGCACCGCACCGGGCTCCTTTGGCTATGCCGTCGTCTTGCGGGAGGGTGGCAAGGTGGTCGGCTCTTCTTCCATGTTCGACTTAAACCCGGCCCATCGCAACCTCGAGATCGGGCACACGTGGTACGCGCCGCAATGGCGCGGGACGTTCGTGAACCCCGAAAGCAAGCTCCTGATGCTCCGGCACGCCTTTGAGGCGATGGGCTGCATCCGTGTCCAGCTGAAGTGCGACGACCGCAACGAGCGGAGCAAGGCCGGGATCCGGAAGCTGGGGGCGAAGTTCGAGGGAGTGCTGCGGAACAACGTGGTCATGCCGGACGGGCACCGGCGCCAGACGGCTTACTTCAGTGTGCTGCCCGAAGAGTGGCCGGACGTGAAAGCGGCCTTGTTGAACCGGCTGGAACACTTGGGCGGGCAGGGCTAG
- a CDS encoding response regulator codes for MALKILVCDDERHIVRLIQVNLEKQGYQVVTAYDGKEGLEKIKSEKPDLCVLDVMMPYMDGFEVLKSLRREPETESLPVIMLTAKAQDKDVFEGYHYGADMYLTKPFNPMELVSFVKRIAGGQDGGDGPKRYEL; via the coding sequence ATGGCTTTGAAGATCCTCGTTTGCGACGACGAAAGGCACATTGTCCGACTCATCCAGGTGAACCTGGAGAAGCAGGGTTACCAGGTCGTGACGGCCTACGACGGCAAAGAGGGCTTGGAAAAGATCAAGTCGGAAAAGCCCGACCTCTGCGTGCTCGACGTCATGATGCCCTATATGGACGGGTTCGAGGTCCTCAAGTCGCTTCGACGCGAACCTGAGACCGAGTCGCTCCCGGTCATCATGCTCACCGCGAAGGCGCAGGACAAAGACGTCTTTGAGGGTTACCACTACGGCGCGGACATGTATTTGACCAAGCCGTTCAACCCCATGGAGCTCGTGAGCTTTGTCAAGCGGATCGCCGGGGGCCAGGACGGCGGCGACGGGCCCAAGCGGTACGAACTCTAA
- a CDS encoding ATP-dependent Clp protease ATP-binding subunit — MWQRFTERARKVVFFAQEEAQKFGEGYVSTEHLLLGLVRETDSVAARVLDRLGVSLSRIRAEVEKQLPRGEARQTQDMTLTPRAKRVIDLAYDEARNLNNNYIGTEHLLLGLIREGDGLAGRVLAKLGVELERARREVMSLQDNDTQSRGTSQRASGTGTQGGVKTQTLDEFGRDLTELAHEGKLDPVVGRQQEIERVMQILTRRTKNNPCLIGEPGVGKTAIAEGLALRIVSGDIPDLLKNKRLVALDLAGLVAGTKYRGEFEERMKKVMEEVRRSEGHVILFIDELHTLVGAGAAEGAIDASNIMKPALARGELQCIGATTQDEFRKYIERDAALERRFQAVKVREPNEEEAVDILKGLRERYEAHHDVEITDGAISASVQLSQRYISDRSLPDKAIDLIDEAASRVRLQQSLPPLEVRQDKVRLSKMRSELDHLRRHDPDGEAYQKLEEAIDDLDNEVTEREEAWHAEEKPKAIVGDHEIAQIVQSWTGIPVTRLVEGEQQKLLRMEEDLHGRIIGQYDAVGAVARAIRRARSGLKDPKRPIASFMFLGPTGVGKTELAKALAEYLYEKESNIVRIDMSEYMERFAVSRLVGAPPGYVGYDEGGQLTEQVRRNPYCVVLLDEIEKAHPEVFNILLQVMEDGQLTDSQGRTVDFRNTIIIMTSNVGVRPIELEKGLGFRDTAMDVNDPKTYENMKNKMLDEMKKSFRPEFLNRVDEVIVFQHLKKEEILQIADLYLKRVNKQAAEIGITIELSEEVKQLLVDKGYDPNLGARPLRRAVQRFIEDPLSEELLTNTFTPGDTIVAEKDGEDKVSFRKKPTGKGRSKETVELSKN; from the coding sequence ATGTGGCAGCGTTTCACAGAACGCGCGAGAAAAGTCGTCTTCTTCGCACAAGAAGAAGCGCAGAAGTTTGGTGAGGGCTATGTCAGCACCGAACACCTGCTGTTGGGCCTCGTCCGCGAGACCGACAGCGTTGCGGCCAGGGTTCTCGACCGGCTCGGGGTCAGCCTGAGCCGAATTCGGGCCGAAGTCGAAAAGCAGCTTCCCCGCGGGGAAGCGCGTCAAACCCAGGACATGACCTTGACGCCGAGGGCGAAGAGAGTCATCGACCTGGCCTATGACGAAGCCCGCAACCTCAACAACAACTACATCGGCACCGAGCACCTGTTGCTCGGCCTCATCCGCGAGGGTGACGGCCTGGCCGGCAGAGTGCTGGCCAAGCTTGGCGTCGAACTTGAACGCGCCCGTCGCGAAGTCATGTCCTTGCAAGACAACGACACGCAGAGCCGGGGCACCTCGCAAAGGGCGTCCGGTACCGGCACCCAGGGCGGGGTCAAGACCCAGACGCTGGACGAATTCGGCCGCGACTTGACGGAACTTGCCCATGAGGGCAAGCTCGACCCCGTCGTCGGCCGTCAGCAAGAGATCGAGAGGGTCATGCAGATCCTGACTCGGCGCACAAAGAACAACCCGTGCCTGATCGGTGAACCCGGCGTCGGTAAGACGGCGATCGCCGAGGGCTTGGCGCTCCGCATCGTGAGTGGCGACATCCCCGACTTGTTAAAGAACAAGCGATTGGTGGCGCTCGACCTAGCGGGGCTCGTCGCCGGTACTAAGTACCGCGGCGAGTTCGAAGAGCGCATGAAGAAGGTTATGGAGGAGGTCCGACGGTCCGAGGGACACGTGATCCTCTTTATCGACGAGCTTCACACGTTGGTGGGGGCGGGCGCTGCAGAAGGCGCCATCGACGCCAGCAACATTATGAAGCCGGCGCTGGCCCGCGGCGAGCTGCAATGCATCGGCGCGACCACGCAGGACGAATTCCGTAAGTACATCGAGCGCGACGCCGCCCTCGAACGCCGGTTCCAGGCCGTCAAGGTCCGCGAACCGAACGAGGAAGAGGCGGTCGACATTCTGAAGGGTCTTCGCGAGCGCTATGAGGCGCACCATGACGTTGAGATCACCGACGGGGCCATCTCGGCCTCGGTGCAGCTCAGCCAGCGGTACATCAGTGACCGAAGCCTGCCAGACAAGGCGATCGACCTCATCGACGAGGCGGCCAGTCGCGTCCGACTGCAGCAGTCGCTGCCTCCCTTGGAAGTCCGCCAGGACAAGGTCCGCTTGAGCAAAATGCGCTCTGAGCTCGACCACCTGCGGCGGCACGATCCCGATGGAGAGGCCTATCAGAAGCTTGAGGAAGCGATCGACGACCTCGATAACGAAGTGACCGAGCGAGAAGAAGCCTGGCACGCCGAAGAGAAGCCGAAGGCCATCGTCGGCGACCACGAGATCGCCCAGATCGTCCAGAGCTGGACCGGTATCCCGGTCACGCGCCTGGTCGAAGGCGAGCAGCAAAAGCTGTTGCGGATGGAGGAAGACCTCCACGGCCGCATCATCGGCCAGTACGACGCGGTCGGCGCGGTCGCCCGTGCCATCCGCCGCGCCCGGAGCGGACTGAAGGATCCGAAGCGGCCCATCGCCAGCTTCATGTTCCTCGGCCCCACCGGCGTCGGCAAGACCGAGTTGGCCAAGGCCTTGGCCGAATACCTCTACGAGAAGGAGTCGAACATCGTCCGGATCGACATGTCCGAGTACATGGAACGGTTCGCGGTGTCGCGGCTGGTCGGCGCGCCTCCTGGCTACGTCGGCTACGACGAGGGCGGGCAGCTCACCGAACAGGTGCGGCGGAACCCGTACTGCGTCGTTCTCCTCGATGAGATCGAGAAGGCGCACCCTGAGGTGTTCAACATCCTCCTCCAAGTCATGGAGGACGGACAGCTCACCGACTCGCAAGGTCGGACGGTGGACTTCCGGAACACGATCATCATCATGACCTCCAACGTCGGCGTGCGGCCGATCGAGCTCGAGAAGGGCCTGGGTTTCCGCGACACCGCGATGGACGTGAACGATCCGAAGACCTACGAGAACATGAAGAACAAGATGCTGGACGAGATGAAGAAGTCTTTCCGGCCCGAGTTCCTCAACCGTGTCGACGAGGTCATCGTGTTCCAGCACCTGAAGAAGGAAGAGATCCTCCAGATCGCGGACCTTTACCTGAAGCGGGTGAACAAGCAGGCGGCGGAGATCGGCATTACGATCGAGCTGAGCGAAGAGGTGAAGCAGCTCTTGGTAGACAAGGGCTACGATCCGAACCTTGGCGCCCGTCCGCTTCGCCGCGCGGTCCAGCGGTTCATCGAAGACCCGCTCAGCGAAGAGCTCTTGACCAACACCTTCACCCCCGGCGACACCATCGTCGCGGAGAAGGACGGCGAAGACAAGGTCAGCTTCCGCAAGAAGCCGACCGGCAAAGGCCGCTCGAAAGAGACGGTCGAGTTGAGCAAGAACTAG